In a genomic window of Pedobacter sp. KBS0701:
- a CDS encoding DNA-3-methyladenine glycosylase I, protein MPTQYSEPQTPNLTIRCSWAGTDPLYIKYHDEEWGKPVYDDKILFEFLILEGAQAGLSWITILRRRENYRKAFADFDVKKVAAFTEKDVERLMNDEGIIRNRLKVNGAITNAKLFIEIQKEFGSFSKYMWSFVPDGKPIQNHIEKMSDVPPRTELSDQISKDMKKRGFKFFGTTICYAYMQATGMVNDHLLNCCAR, encoded by the coding sequence ATGCCGACTCAATACTCCGAACCCCAAACTCCAAACTTAACCATACGCTGTAGCTGGGCTGGCACTGATCCGCTCTACATCAAATACCACGATGAAGAATGGGGGAAACCTGTTTATGATGATAAGATTTTATTCGAATTTTTAATACTGGAGGGTGCGCAGGCAGGTTTAAGCTGGATTACCATTCTCCGCAGGCGCGAAAATTATCGCAAAGCCTTTGCAGATTTTGATGTAAAAAAGGTAGCTGCTTTTACCGAAAAAGATGTAGAAAGGTTAATGAACGACGAAGGCATTATCCGCAACCGCTTAAAGGTGAATGGCGCCATTACCAATGCCAAACTATTTATCGAAATCCAGAAAGAATTTGGCAGTTTCTCTAAATACATGTGGAGTTTTGTTCCTGATGGCAAACCAATCCAAAATCACATCGAAAAAATGAGTGATGTTCCGCCACGAACAGAACTTTCTGATCAGATCAGCAAAGACATGAAAAAACGTGGTTTCAAATTTTTTGGCACCACCATCTGTTATGCGTATATGCAGGCAACTGGCATGGTGAACGACCACTTATTAAACTGCTGCGCCAGATAA
- a CDS encoding carboxymuconolactone decarboxylase family protein: MGKLVEEFNGYREKMNDRIMETANTNIKRFFALDTTSYADGALDIKTKEMLGLVASMVLRCDDCIKYHLGKCFDAGVNSDEMNEIFMIANLVGGSIVIPHYRRAVEYWDELSLESGV, translated from the coding sequence ATGGGAAAGCTCGTAGAAGAATTTAATGGCTATCGTGAAAAAATGAACGATAGGATCATGGAAACGGCAAATACGAATATTAAACGTTTTTTTGCTCTTGATACAACCTCTTATGCCGATGGAGCTTTAGATATTAAAACGAAAGAAATGTTAGGCCTGGTAGCCTCGATGGTTTTGCGCTGTGATGACTGCATAAAATACCATTTAGGCAAATGTTTCGACGCGGGTGTAAACAGCGACGAAATGAACGAGATTTTTATGATTGCCAATCTTGTGGGCGGCAGTATTGTAATTCCGCATTACAGAAGAGCTGTTGAGTATTGGGATGAACTAAGTTTGGAGTCGGGAGTTTAG
- a CDS encoding four helix bundle protein, giving the protein MGTIKDLLAYQKGFKLSMAIFHISKRFPSGEKYSLTDQIRRCSRSVCANLAEAYRKRKYPNHFVSKLSDADTENGETQTWLEFALACSYISEAEFNMLNNQAEEVAKLLVYMMNNPEKFLIKQS; this is encoded by the coding sequence ATGGGAACAATTAAGGATTTATTGGCTTATCAGAAAGGATTTAAACTTTCAATGGCGATATTTCATATCTCTAAAAGATTTCCATCAGGAGAAAAATATAGTTTAACGGATCAGATTAGAAGATGCTCGAGAAGTGTTTGTGCGAACTTGGCAGAAGCCTATAGAAAAAGAAAATATCCAAACCATTTCGTGAGTAAGCTCTCCGACGCAGACACCGAAAACGGTGAAACTCAAACTTGGCTAGAATTCGCTCTGGCCTGTAGCTACATTTCTGAGGCTGAATTTAATATGTTAAATAATCAGGCAGAGGAAGTCGCAAAGCTATTGGTATATATGATGAATAATCCGGAAAAGTTCCTGATCAAACAATCTTAA
- a CDS encoding GNAT family N-acetyltransferase: MFASATIHTDRFLLRQFCSDDLAFVFEGLSHLDVIHYYGVRYASLEETNEQLIWFNELQNNETGIWWAICDKESLVCLGAIGLNDLSKTDQKAEIGFWLLPEHWGKGIIKEVANPICNYAFEKLGLRKIEAIVETENENSRKVLQKLDFDYHKTMENCEIKNDKLISLAIYVKLKHEDII; this comes from the coding sequence ATGTTTGCTTCAGCTACAATACACACCGATAGATTTTTATTGAGACAATTTTGTTCTGACGATTTAGCATTTGTTTTTGAAGGATTATCCCATCTGGATGTGATCCACTATTATGGTGTGCGCTATGCAAGCCTGGAGGAAACCAATGAACAATTGATCTGGTTCAATGAGCTTCAAAATAATGAAACAGGTATTTGGTGGGCAATTTGTGATAAAGAAAGCCTTGTTTGCTTAGGTGCCATTGGACTAAATGATTTAAGTAAAACGGATCAAAAGGCTGAAATCGGTTTTTGGCTATTGCCCGAACATTGGGGAAAAGGCATCATTAAAGAAGTAGCAAATCCCATTTGTAATTATGCCTTTGAGAAATTAGGCTTAAGAAAAATCGAGGCTATTGTTGAAACTGAAAATGAAAACAGCAGAAAAGTGCTGCAAAAACTTGACTTTGACTATCACAAAACAATGGAGAACTGTGAAATTAAAAATGATAAGCTTATCAGTTTAGCCATATATGTAAAGCTAAAGCATGAAGATATTATTTAG
- a CDS encoding type II CAAX prenyl endopeptidase Rce1 family protein translates to MIETLSAFLHFLKKPKLLKLSKDNKSLWRDLLWLLLLDLIFAGIIMGIYYILVHFKIIDEYVEKIDVLKKFGLLVALLIGCILAPLLEESLFRWHLRGKYLPIYFICFTLALICDYFINSNFLKLPIYIIFFFISLILRGYFKRMDIRRRIVFQRQSFGYLFYYSAIIFGLIHLTNIKDLTLSDPAFIIFVISQFFGGLSLGYLRIKYGLIYSILFHSLINFIMILLAFFFS, encoded by the coding sequence ATGATTGAAACGCTCTCTGCATTTTTGCATTTCTTAAAAAAGCCAAAACTTCTAAAACTCAGTAAAGATAATAAATCTCTTTGGAGAGATCTCTTATGGTTGCTCCTACTCGACTTAATATTTGCAGGTATTATAATGGGTATTTATTATATTCTGGTACATTTCAAAATTATCGATGAATACGTAGAAAAAATCGATGTCCTGAAAAAATTTGGCCTACTGGTAGCGTTATTGATCGGGTGTATTTTAGCTCCTCTATTAGAAGAATCTTTATTCAGGTGGCATTTAAGAGGAAAATATCTTCCTATATACTTTATATGCTTTACCTTAGCCCTGATATGTGATTATTTCATAAACAGCAATTTTCTCAAATTGCCAATTTATATTATTTTCTTTTTTATATCCCTCATTTTACGTGGATACTTTAAAAGAATGGATATCCGTAGAAGAATTGTTTTCCAACGTCAATCTTTCGGATATCTCTTTTACTATTCAGCTATAATATTCGGTTTAATCCATTTAACCAACATCAAAGACTTAACGCTGAGCGACCCGGCCTTTATTATATTTGTCATCTCACAATTCTTTGGTGGACTATCGCTGGGATATCTCCGAATTAAATATGGTTTAATCTACTCCATCTTATTTCATAGCCTTATTAATTTTATAATGATATTATTAGCGTTCTTTTTCAGTTAA
- the polA gene encoding DNA polymerase I, with translation MNKKLFLLDGMALMYRAHFALSKNPRFTSTGINTSAVMGFTNTLLDVLKKEKPTHIAVVFDTEAPTERHTSFEAYKAHRQAMPEDLAAAMPYVIKLITGFNIPVITSDGYEADDIIGTLAKKAEAKGYQVYCMTPDKDFAQLVSENIFIYKPARMGNDMEILGVKEVLAKWEIENVLQVIDILGLWGDAVDNIPGIPGIGEKTAKALIKQYGSMENIIANSHELKGKQRENVENFAEQGLISKKLATILLDVPVELDEASLELCDPSRDLLEPLFTELEFRTLGRRVFGDEFSVTTARFQEGTQTDLFGNQSGETIQYTNTLEEEPVEKLPAKTIENTEHDYQLLDTAEKRADLIKLLLAEKRISFDTETTGTDANMADLVGLSFSIKPGTGYYIPVPAEREEAQLIVDEFRPVLENEAIEKIGQNTKYDILVLKWYGLEVKGKLFDTMLAHYLIDPDTRHGMDVLSENYLGYSPISITKLIGAKGKNQGTMRDVPVIDVVDYAAEDADVTLQLAHIFEPKLKELNAAKLAEEIENPLVYVLADIEKEGVRIDIETLQAYSKELETEIIKFEQNVYDKAGIKFNLASPKQLGEVLFDKLQLDPKAKKTKTGQYQTGEDVLTALASKSDIVQDILDFRQLQKLKSTYVDALPLMVNPKTGRVHTSYNQAVAATGRLSSNNPNLQNIPIRTERGREVRKAFIARDENHILLSADYSQIELRIIAEISKEENMLDAFNKGIDIHTATAAKVYGVSIEEVDGTQRRNAKAVNFGIIYGQSAFGLSQNLGIPRKEAAEIIEQYFAQYPGIKRYMSDTMNFARENGFVETIMGRRRYLRDINSANQTVRGFAERNAINAPIQGSAADMIKIAMINIHKEMKAQNLQSTMTMQVHDELVFDVLRSEKEAMKAIIEDKMANAIKLTVPIVVEIGEGDNWLAAH, from the coding sequence ATGAATAAAAAACTCTTTCTCCTGGATGGTATGGCGCTAATGTACAGGGCGCATTTTGCATTAAGTAAAAATCCGCGTTTTACCTCAACGGGTATCAATACATCGGCAGTAATGGGCTTTACCAATACCTTATTAGATGTTTTGAAGAAAGAAAAACCAACACATATTGCGGTGGTTTTTGATACTGAAGCCCCAACAGAAAGGCATACCTCTTTTGAGGCCTATAAAGCACACCGTCAGGCGATGCCTGAGGATCTGGCTGCTGCAATGCCTTATGTAATTAAATTGATTACTGGTTTCAATATCCCCGTAATTACTTCTGATGGTTATGAGGCTGATGATATTATTGGTACGCTGGCCAAAAAAGCCGAAGCGAAAGGCTATCAGGTGTATTGTATGACACCGGATAAGGATTTTGCCCAACTGGTTTCTGAAAATATCTTCATCTATAAACCTGCCCGCATGGGTAACGATATGGAAATATTAGGTGTAAAAGAAGTATTGGCTAAATGGGAGATCGAAAATGTACTACAGGTAATCGATATTTTAGGTTTATGGGGCGATGCCGTGGATAATATTCCGGGTATCCCGGGGATTGGGGAGAAAACCGCTAAAGCCCTGATCAAGCAGTATGGCTCTATGGAGAATATTATTGCCAACTCCCATGAGCTAAAAGGAAAACAACGCGAAAACGTAGAAAACTTTGCAGAACAGGGATTAATCTCTAAAAAACTAGCGACAATTCTATTGGATGTTCCGGTTGAACTGGATGAAGCCAGCCTGGAACTTTGTGATCCAAGCCGCGACTTGTTGGAACCTTTATTTACAGAATTAGAATTCAGAACTTTAGGCCGCAGGGTATTTGGCGATGAATTTTCGGTTACCACGGCACGTTTTCAGGAAGGTACCCAAACCGATCTGTTCGGCAATCAATCGGGTGAAACCATACAATATACCAACACACTGGAAGAAGAACCGGTAGAAAAACTTCCTGCTAAAACCATCGAAAATACCGAACACGATTATCAGTTGCTTGATACCGCAGAAAAACGTGCAGATTTAATCAAACTCTTGCTTGCTGAAAAGCGGATTTCATTTGATACCGAAACCACGGGCACTGATGCCAACATGGCCGATTTAGTGGGCTTATCTTTTTCTATAAAACCAGGTACAGGTTATTATATCCCTGTTCCTGCAGAAAGGGAAGAAGCGCAGTTAATTGTTGATGAATTTAGACCGGTATTGGAAAATGAAGCGATTGAGAAAATCGGTCAGAATACCAAATACGATATTTTAGTGCTGAAGTGGTATGGCCTTGAAGTAAAAGGAAAACTTTTCGATACCATGCTGGCCCACTACTTAATCGATCCTGATACCCGCCATGGGATGGATGTGTTATCAGAAAACTACCTTGGTTATTCACCAATCTCGATTACTAAACTGATCGGTGCAAAAGGCAAAAACCAGGGTACCATGCGTGATGTTCCGGTAATTGATGTGGTTGATTATGCAGCTGAAGATGCTGATGTTACTTTACAGTTGGCGCATATTTTCGAACCAAAATTAAAAGAATTAAACGCTGCCAAGCTGGCCGAAGAAATTGAAAATCCTTTGGTTTATGTTTTGGCTGATATAGAAAAGGAAGGCGTTCGGATTGATATCGAAACTTTACAGGCCTATTCTAAAGAGCTTGAAACAGAAATTATCAAGTTTGAACAGAATGTATATGATAAAGCCGGAATTAAATTTAACCTCGCTTCACCGAAACAATTAGGAGAAGTTTTATTTGATAAACTTCAGCTTGATCCAAAAGCCAAAAAAACCAAAACAGGTCAATACCAGACCGGAGAAGACGTTTTAACGGCTTTAGCAAGCAAAAGTGATATTGTACAGGATATTTTAGATTTCCGCCAGTTACAGAAGCTTAAATCAACTTATGTTGATGCATTGCCACTAATGGTTAACCCTAAAACGGGCAGGGTACACACTTCTTACAATCAGGCTGTAGCCGCTACCGGCAGGTTGAGCTCTAACAATCCAAATTTACAAAACATTCCGATCCGTACCGAACGTGGCAGAGAGGTTCGTAAAGCCTTTATTGCTAGGGATGAAAATCACATCTTGTTATCTGCTGATTATTCGCAGATAGAATTGCGCATTATTGCCGAAATCAGTAAGGAAGAGAATATGCTTGATGCTTTTAACAAAGGGATCGATATTCACACGGCAACAGCAGCAAAAGTATATGGTGTAAGTATTGAAGAGGTAGATGGAACGCAGCGTAGAAATGCAAAAGCAGTTAACTTTGGCATCATTTACGGTCAATCGGCTTTTGGTTTATCGCAGAATTTAGGTATTCCGCGTAAGGAAGCAGCCGAAATTATAGAACAATACTTTGCGCAATACCCTGGTATTAAACGTTACATGAGCGATACCATGAATTTTGCCAGGGAAAATGGATTTGTAGAAACCATAATGGGTAGAAGACGCTATTTGAGAGACATTAACTCTGCTAACCAAACAGTAAGAGGTTTTGCAGAACGAAATGCGATTAACGCGCCTATACAGGGCTCTGCAGCGGATATGATCAAGATTGCCATGATCAACATCCACAAAGAGATGAAAGCACAAAATTTGCAATCAACCATGACGATGCAGGTGCATGATGAGTTGGTATTTGATGTACTGAGGTCTGAAAAAGAAGCGATGAAAGCCATTATTGAGGATAAAATGGCCAATGCCATTAAATTAACGGTACCAATTGTTGTAGAAATTGGTGAGGGCGATAACTGGCTGGCTGCGCATTAA